In Candidatus Hydrogenedentota bacterium, the following are encoded in one genomic region:
- a CDS encoding RNA polymerase sigma factor RpoD/SigA — protein MSDTRENGLSTYLAEISKIPLLSPSEEIRLAKAARLGEASARKKLIVSNLRLVVSIAKKYLYYGLPLMDLIEEGNLGLMKAVERYDPDRGCKFSTYATWWIRQAVTRSLSNHGRTVRIPVYITDNVARYKKYVESEYIKTGRYPDIEAVAKSLGVKVAEAKRLQEFADVITPLEKIQTTDSEGDRGIPEQIEPQRSDKAIEQIELDQQMEELMQQLTEREANIIRYRYGLYDGKAHTLEETGKKYKLTRERIRQIEKDVMKRLRAYATAHEDDFRP, from the coding sequence ATGTCCGACACGCGCGAAAATGGGCTCAGCACCTACCTGGCGGAAATCTCGAAGATTCCGCTGCTTTCTCCGTCGGAGGAGATCCGTCTGGCCAAGGCCGCGCGCCTGGGCGAGGCGAGCGCGCGCAAGAAGTTGATTGTGTCCAATCTGCGGCTGGTGGTGAGCATTGCCAAGAAGTACCTCTATTACGGGCTGCCCCTGATGGACCTGATCGAAGAGGGCAACCTGGGCCTGATGAAGGCGGTGGAACGCTACGACCCGGATCGGGGCTGCAAGTTCTCCACCTACGCGACCTGGTGGATCCGCCAGGCGGTCACCCGTTCGTTGTCCAACCACGGGCGGACGGTCCGCATCCCGGTGTACATCACGGACAATGTCGCGCGATACAAGAAGTATGTGGAGTCGGAATACATCAAGACGGGCCGCTACCCGGATATCGAAGCGGTGGCGAAGAGCCTCGGCGTGAAGGTGGCGGAAGCCAAGCGCCTGCAGGAATTCGCCGATGTAATTACCCCGCTCGAAAAGATCCAGACGACGGATTCCGAGGGCGATCGCGGGATCCCCGAACAGATCGAGCCACAGCGCAGCGACAAGGCCATCGAGCAGATCGAGCTTGACCAGCAGATGGAAGAGCTGATGCAGCAGCTTACCGAGCGGGAGGCGAACATCATCCGCTACCGCTACGGGCTGTACGACGGCAAGGCGCACACCCTCGAAGAGACCGGCAAGAAGTACAAGCTCACGCGGGAGCGCATCCGCCAGATTGAAAAGGATGTGATGAAGCGCCTCCGCGCGTACGCCACGGCGCACGAGGATGATTTTCGCCCCTGA
- the tadA gene encoding tRNA adenosine(34) deaminase TadA, which yields MGYAIREATRAMEQGEVPVGCVIVHDGEIIAKAHNQRETLQDPTAHAEVIAITAAAARLGSWRLENTQMYVTLEPCPMCAGAIILSRIPEVYFGATDPKAGACGSLLNLLSDERFNHQPALHPGLLADQCGSLLTDFFRAIRDGSRARRN from the coding sequence ATGGGCTATGCGATTCGCGAAGCCACCCGCGCGATGGAACAGGGCGAAGTCCCGGTCGGCTGCGTGATCGTTCACGACGGCGAAATCATCGCCAAGGCGCACAACCAGCGCGAGACCCTGCAGGACCCGACGGCGCACGCCGAGGTCATCGCCATAACGGCGGCGGCGGCGCGGCTGGGGAGCTGGCGGCTCGAAAACACGCAGATGTACGTCACGCTGGAGCCGTGCCCGATGTGCGCCGGGGCCATCATCCTGTCCCGTATTCCGGAGGTTTACTTCGGAGCTACCGATCCGAAGGCGGGCGCCTGCGGCAGTCTCTTGAACCTGCTGTCGGACGAGCGATTCAACCACCAGCCGGCCTTGCACCCGGGCCTCCTGGCCGACCAGTGCGGGAGCCTGCTGACCGATTTCTTCCGCGCCATCCGCGACGGCAGCCGCGCGCGCCGGAACTGA